From the genome of Monomorium pharaonis isolate MP-MQ-018 chromosome 2, ASM1337386v2, whole genome shotgun sequence, one region includes:
- the LOC105833209 gene encoding tripartite motif-containing protein 2 isoform X4 — protein MVSMSSMLVETVSINYEDFNESFLTCGTCLCVYDGSEHTPKLLPCSHTVCLHCLTRIAASQTRETGAFRCPICRELITIPRGGVPALPPSFLVNQLLDLMSRQRREVIPKCSVHINQELLFCETCDTVFCTVCTGGTHAGTSPGCTEHTIIPFSIAIKRMSEILLYKANECISKLTQAQDSVSTELQRLEASTEKCLSAVDTEFSEIIAKIEKRRTELQAAVTAAARDKKHVLEEQHSLIEAEKTKVERECEGLQYQVEVRNITQRINSLSDQLDAATALSEPKENAFITFEFNHNDAISQLEQALNNLGRVRSSTTLPGLCRARLKDLAVVKLQTTVIVETVDYHGHPRNVGGDLISAELTLADNIHAENQNAPIETEVKDLENGTYEIYFRPPTASRYVLKVSVFERPIKDYPLFFDATEHNEPIKIYGRRGNGKDEFHQPVSVAVDDEGMIYILDTGNSRIKVLNCDLEFQRHINNEGLEGRSCTGIGISQQGLVVVNWRTRKITEMTSLGDTIRSFTHNAFQEPIDIAVDKSYGHILVADNGQSCVFVFDSDGKILFQVGKRSTFKLISSVTVGPAGEILVADSRIQVFSAKGDFSEEVYPEGKGKGIYGGIAVDADGKIIGTRTDKGRSIIQVLKLGGGNILTEIDSHSSKLRRPSGIAVLPDNHLVVVDLGNDCIKKYRYW, from the exons ATGGTCAGCATGAGCTCCATGCTCGTAGAGACAGTTAGTATAAATTAtgaagattttaatgaaagttTTTTAACATGTGGCACCTGTCTCTGCGTTTATGATGGCAGCGAGCATACACCTAAATTACTACCATGTTCACATACg gTATGTTTACATTGTTTAACAAGAATTGCCGCGTCTCAGACACGAGAGACAGGAGCGTTTCGATGCCCCATTTGTAGAGAATTAATAACTATTCCTCGCGGAGGGGTACCTGCACTGCCTCCGAGTTTTCTCGTAAACCAACTGCTCGATCTTATGTCTAGGCAAAGACGAGAG GTCATCCCAAAGTGTTCAGTTCATATAAATcaggaattattattttgtgaaaCATGTGATACGGTGTTCTGTACTGTGTGTACTGGCGGGACACATGCAGGGACGTCACCTGGATGTACAGAACACACAATCATCCCCTTTAGTATTGCGATAAAAAGAATGTcggaaatattactttataaagcAAACGAGTGTATATCCAAG TTAACACAGGCACAAGATTCTGTCAGCACGGAACTACAACGTTTGGAAGCTTCTACCGAAAAATGTTTGAGCGCGGTAGACACTGAATTCTCCGAAATTATCGCAAAGATAGAGAAACGACGAACGGAATTGCAAGCTGCTGTGACCGCTGCTGCTCGCGATAAGAAACATGTACTTGAGGAGCAACATTCACTTATTGAGGCGGAGAAAACCAAAGTGGAAAGAGAATGCGAGGGATTGCAATATCAG GTCGAGGTCCGGAATATTACCCAACGTATTAACAGCCTGTCGGATCAGCTTGACGCGGCGACTGCTCTCAGCGAACCTAAAGAAAATGCCTTTATCACATTCGAGTTTAATCATAACGACGCTATCTCTCAGTTAGAGCAAGCACTGAATAATTTAGGACGAGTACGTTCTAGTACAACATTACCAG GTTTATGCCGAGCCAGATTGAAAGATCTAGCGGTAGTGAAGTTGCAAACAACTGTTATAGTCGAAACGGTAGATTACCATGGTCATCCCCGAAATGTTGGCGGTGATCTTATTAGTGCTGAATTGACACTCGCGGATAATATACACGCGGAAAATCAGAACGCTCCCATTGAGACAGAGGTGAAAGATCTGGAAAATGGAACTTATGAAATTTACTTCCGGCCACCGACAGCGAGTCGATACGTCTTGAAGGTATCGGTGTTCGAACGACCTATAAAAGATTATCCACTGTTTTTTGATGCGACCGAGCACAATGAacctattaaaatatatgggAGACGTGGTAATGGGAAAGATGAGTTCCATCAACCAGTCTCGGTTGCAGTAGACGATGAAGGGATGATCTATATTTTAGATACTGGAAATTCTCGTATTAAG GTACTCAATTGTGATTTGGAATTTCAAAGGCACATAAACAATGAAGGCTTAGAAGGTCGAAGTTGTACAGGCATAGGTATTTCTCAACAAGGTCTCGTAGTTGTAAATTGGCGGACGCGAAAGATTACGGAAATGACTTCGTTGGGCGATACAATTCGATCTTTCACACATAACGCATTTCAa GAACCCATAGACATTGCAGTGGACAAAAGTTACGGGCACATACTTGTCGCTGACAATGGTCAAAGCTGTGTATTCGTATTTGACTCGGATGGCAAGATCTTATTCCAg GTTGGTAAGAGAAGCACGTTCAAGCTAATTAGTTCTGTAACTGTTGGACCAGCTGGTGAGATTTTAGTTGCCGATAGCAGAATTCAAGTGTTTTCCGCGAAAGGAGATTTCTCTGAAGAAGTATATCCCGAGGGAAAAg GAAAAGGTATCTACGGAGGAATAGCTGTAGACGCAGACGGCAAAATAATTGGTACCCGTACGGACAAAGGTCGTAGCATAATACAAGTATTAAAGTTAGGCGGAGGTAATATCTTAACCGAGATCGACTCACACAGCTCAAAATTGAGACGTCCCTCGGGCATAGCCGTACTGCCAGATAATCATCTAGTGGTCGTGGATTTGGGCAATGATTGTATAAAAAAGTACAGGTATTggtaa
- the LOC105833209 gene encoding tripartite motif-containing protein 2 isoform X2: protein MSCCPFMTRLGERMVSMSSMLVETVSINYEDFNESFLTCGTCLCVYDGSEHTPKLLPCSHTVCLHCLTRIAASQTRETGAFRCPICRELITIPRGGVPALPPSFLVNQLLDLMSRQRREVIPKCSVHINQELLFCETCDTVFCTVCTGGTHAGTSPGCTEHTIIPFSIAIKRMSEILLYKANECISKLTQAQDSVSTELQRLEASTEKCLSAVDTEFSEIIAKIEKRRTELQAAVTAAARDKKHVLEEQHSLIEAEKTKVERECEGLQYQVEVRNITQRINSLSDQLDAATALSEPKENAFITFEFNHNDAISQLEQALNNLGRVRSSTTLPGLCRARLKDLAVVKLQTTVIVETVDYHGHPRNVGGDLISAELTLADNIHAENQNAPIETEVKDLENGTYEIYFRPPTASRYVLKVSVFERPIKDYPLFFDATEHNEPIKIYGRRGNGKDEFHQPVSVAVDDEGMIYILDTGNSRIKVLNCDLEFQRHINNEGLEGRSCTGIGISQQGLVVVNWRTRKITEMTSLGDTIRSFTHNAFQEPIDIAVDKSYGHILVADNGQSCVFVFDSDGKILFQVGKRSTFKLISSVTVGPAGEILVADSRIQVFSAKGDFSEEVYPEGKGKGIYGGIAVDADGKIIGTRTDKGRSIIQVLKLGGGNILTEIDSHSSKLRRPSGIAVLPDNHLVVVDLGNDCIKKYRYW, encoded by the exons gACGCGGCTTGGGGAGAGGATGGTCAGCATGAGCTCCATGCTCGTAGAGACAGTTAGTATAAATTAtgaagattttaatgaaagttTTTTAACATGTGGCACCTGTCTCTGCGTTTATGATGGCAGCGAGCATACACCTAAATTACTACCATGTTCACATACg gTATGTTTACATTGTTTAACAAGAATTGCCGCGTCTCAGACACGAGAGACAGGAGCGTTTCGATGCCCCATTTGTAGAGAATTAATAACTATTCCTCGCGGAGGGGTACCTGCACTGCCTCCGAGTTTTCTCGTAAACCAACTGCTCGATCTTATGTCTAGGCAAAGACGAGAG GTCATCCCAAAGTGTTCAGTTCATATAAATcaggaattattattttgtgaaaCATGTGATACGGTGTTCTGTACTGTGTGTACTGGCGGGACACATGCAGGGACGTCACCTGGATGTACAGAACACACAATCATCCCCTTTAGTATTGCGATAAAAAGAATGTcggaaatattactttataaagcAAACGAGTGTATATCCAAG TTAACACAGGCACAAGATTCTGTCAGCACGGAACTACAACGTTTGGAAGCTTCTACCGAAAAATGTTTGAGCGCGGTAGACACTGAATTCTCCGAAATTATCGCAAAGATAGAGAAACGACGAACGGAATTGCAAGCTGCTGTGACCGCTGCTGCTCGCGATAAGAAACATGTACTTGAGGAGCAACATTCACTTATTGAGGCGGAGAAAACCAAAGTGGAAAGAGAATGCGAGGGATTGCAATATCAG GTCGAGGTCCGGAATATTACCCAACGTATTAACAGCCTGTCGGATCAGCTTGACGCGGCGACTGCTCTCAGCGAACCTAAAGAAAATGCCTTTATCACATTCGAGTTTAATCATAACGACGCTATCTCTCAGTTAGAGCAAGCACTGAATAATTTAGGACGAGTACGTTCTAGTACAACATTACCAG GTTTATGCCGAGCCAGATTGAAAGATCTAGCGGTAGTGAAGTTGCAAACAACTGTTATAGTCGAAACGGTAGATTACCATGGTCATCCCCGAAATGTTGGCGGTGATCTTATTAGTGCTGAATTGACACTCGCGGATAATATACACGCGGAAAATCAGAACGCTCCCATTGAGACAGAGGTGAAAGATCTGGAAAATGGAACTTATGAAATTTACTTCCGGCCACCGACAGCGAGTCGATACGTCTTGAAGGTATCGGTGTTCGAACGACCTATAAAAGATTATCCACTGTTTTTTGATGCGACCGAGCACAATGAacctattaaaatatatgggAGACGTGGTAATGGGAAAGATGAGTTCCATCAACCAGTCTCGGTTGCAGTAGACGATGAAGGGATGATCTATATTTTAGATACTGGAAATTCTCGTATTAAG GTACTCAATTGTGATTTGGAATTTCAAAGGCACATAAACAATGAAGGCTTAGAAGGTCGAAGTTGTACAGGCATAGGTATTTCTCAACAAGGTCTCGTAGTTGTAAATTGGCGGACGCGAAAGATTACGGAAATGACTTCGTTGGGCGATACAATTCGATCTTTCACACATAACGCATTTCAa GAACCCATAGACATTGCAGTGGACAAAAGTTACGGGCACATACTTGTCGCTGACAATGGTCAAAGCTGTGTATTCGTATTTGACTCGGATGGCAAGATCTTATTCCAg GTTGGTAAGAGAAGCACGTTCAAGCTAATTAGTTCTGTAACTGTTGGACCAGCTGGTGAGATTTTAGTTGCCGATAGCAGAATTCAAGTGTTTTCCGCGAAAGGAGATTTCTCTGAAGAAGTATATCCCGAGGGAAAAg GAAAAGGTATCTACGGAGGAATAGCTGTAGACGCAGACGGCAAAATAATTGGTACCCGTACGGACAAAGGTCGTAGCATAATACAAGTATTAAAGTTAGGCGGAGGTAATATCTTAACCGAGATCGACTCACACAGCTCAAAATTGAGACGTCCCTCGGGCATAGCCGTACTGCCAGATAATCATCTAGTGGTCGTGGATTTGGGCAATGATTGTATAAAAAAGTACAGGTATTggtaa
- the LOC105833209 gene encoding tripartite motif-containing protein 2 isoform X1 gives MEALRLAIQTRLGERMVSMSSMLVETVSINYEDFNESFLTCGTCLCVYDGSEHTPKLLPCSHTVCLHCLTRIAASQTRETGAFRCPICRELITIPRGGVPALPPSFLVNQLLDLMSRQRREVIPKCSVHINQELLFCETCDTVFCTVCTGGTHAGTSPGCTEHTIIPFSIAIKRMSEILLYKANECISKLTQAQDSVSTELQRLEASTEKCLSAVDTEFSEIIAKIEKRRTELQAAVTAAARDKKHVLEEQHSLIEAEKTKVERECEGLQYQVEVRNITQRINSLSDQLDAATALSEPKENAFITFEFNHNDAISQLEQALNNLGRVRSSTTLPGLCRARLKDLAVVKLQTTVIVETVDYHGHPRNVGGDLISAELTLADNIHAENQNAPIETEVKDLENGTYEIYFRPPTASRYVLKVSVFERPIKDYPLFFDATEHNEPIKIYGRRGNGKDEFHQPVSVAVDDEGMIYILDTGNSRIKVLNCDLEFQRHINNEGLEGRSCTGIGISQQGLVVVNWRTRKITEMTSLGDTIRSFTHNAFQEPIDIAVDKSYGHILVADNGQSCVFVFDSDGKILFQVGKRSTFKLISSVTVGPAGEILVADSRIQVFSAKGDFSEEVYPEGKGKGIYGGIAVDADGKIIGTRTDKGRSIIQVLKLGGGNILTEIDSHSSKLRRPSGIAVLPDNHLVVVDLGNDCIKKYRYW, from the exons ATGGAGGCGTTGCGGTTAGCTATACA gACGCGGCTTGGGGAGAGGATGGTCAGCATGAGCTCCATGCTCGTAGAGACAGTTAGTATAAATTAtgaagattttaatgaaagttTTTTAACATGTGGCACCTGTCTCTGCGTTTATGATGGCAGCGAGCATACACCTAAATTACTACCATGTTCACATACg gTATGTTTACATTGTTTAACAAGAATTGCCGCGTCTCAGACACGAGAGACAGGAGCGTTTCGATGCCCCATTTGTAGAGAATTAATAACTATTCCTCGCGGAGGGGTACCTGCACTGCCTCCGAGTTTTCTCGTAAACCAACTGCTCGATCTTATGTCTAGGCAAAGACGAGAG GTCATCCCAAAGTGTTCAGTTCATATAAATcaggaattattattttgtgaaaCATGTGATACGGTGTTCTGTACTGTGTGTACTGGCGGGACACATGCAGGGACGTCACCTGGATGTACAGAACACACAATCATCCCCTTTAGTATTGCGATAAAAAGAATGTcggaaatattactttataaagcAAACGAGTGTATATCCAAG TTAACACAGGCACAAGATTCTGTCAGCACGGAACTACAACGTTTGGAAGCTTCTACCGAAAAATGTTTGAGCGCGGTAGACACTGAATTCTCCGAAATTATCGCAAAGATAGAGAAACGACGAACGGAATTGCAAGCTGCTGTGACCGCTGCTGCTCGCGATAAGAAACATGTACTTGAGGAGCAACATTCACTTATTGAGGCGGAGAAAACCAAAGTGGAAAGAGAATGCGAGGGATTGCAATATCAG GTCGAGGTCCGGAATATTACCCAACGTATTAACAGCCTGTCGGATCAGCTTGACGCGGCGACTGCTCTCAGCGAACCTAAAGAAAATGCCTTTATCACATTCGAGTTTAATCATAACGACGCTATCTCTCAGTTAGAGCAAGCACTGAATAATTTAGGACGAGTACGTTCTAGTACAACATTACCAG GTTTATGCCGAGCCAGATTGAAAGATCTAGCGGTAGTGAAGTTGCAAACAACTGTTATAGTCGAAACGGTAGATTACCATGGTCATCCCCGAAATGTTGGCGGTGATCTTATTAGTGCTGAATTGACACTCGCGGATAATATACACGCGGAAAATCAGAACGCTCCCATTGAGACAGAGGTGAAAGATCTGGAAAATGGAACTTATGAAATTTACTTCCGGCCACCGACAGCGAGTCGATACGTCTTGAAGGTATCGGTGTTCGAACGACCTATAAAAGATTATCCACTGTTTTTTGATGCGACCGAGCACAATGAacctattaaaatatatgggAGACGTGGTAATGGGAAAGATGAGTTCCATCAACCAGTCTCGGTTGCAGTAGACGATGAAGGGATGATCTATATTTTAGATACTGGAAATTCTCGTATTAAG GTACTCAATTGTGATTTGGAATTTCAAAGGCACATAAACAATGAAGGCTTAGAAGGTCGAAGTTGTACAGGCATAGGTATTTCTCAACAAGGTCTCGTAGTTGTAAATTGGCGGACGCGAAAGATTACGGAAATGACTTCGTTGGGCGATACAATTCGATCTTTCACACATAACGCATTTCAa GAACCCATAGACATTGCAGTGGACAAAAGTTACGGGCACATACTTGTCGCTGACAATGGTCAAAGCTGTGTATTCGTATTTGACTCGGATGGCAAGATCTTATTCCAg GTTGGTAAGAGAAGCACGTTCAAGCTAATTAGTTCTGTAACTGTTGGACCAGCTGGTGAGATTTTAGTTGCCGATAGCAGAATTCAAGTGTTTTCCGCGAAAGGAGATTTCTCTGAAGAAGTATATCCCGAGGGAAAAg GAAAAGGTATCTACGGAGGAATAGCTGTAGACGCAGACGGCAAAATAATTGGTACCCGTACGGACAAAGGTCGTAGCATAATACAAGTATTAAAGTTAGGCGGAGGTAATATCTTAACCGAGATCGACTCACACAGCTCAAAATTGAGACGTCCCTCGGGCATAGCCGTACTGCCAGATAATCATCTAGTGGTCGTGGATTTGGGCAATGATTGTATAAAAAAGTACAGGTATTggtaa
- the LOC105833209 gene encoding tripartite motif-containing protein 2 isoform X3 — translation MEALRLAIQTRLGERMVSMSSMLVETVSINYEDFNESFLTCGTCLCVYDGSEHTPKLLPCSHTVCLHCLTRIAASQTRETGAFRCPICRELITIPRGGVPALPPSFLVNQLLDLMSRQRREVIPKCSVHINQELLFCETCDTVFCTVCTGGTHAGTSPGCTEHTIIPFSIAIKRMSEILLYKANECISKAQDSVSTELQRLEASTEKCLSAVDTEFSEIIAKIEKRRTELQAAVTAAARDKKHVLEEQHSLIEAEKTKVERECEGLQYQVEVRNITQRINSLSDQLDAATALSEPKENAFITFEFNHNDAISQLEQALNNLGRVRSSTTLPGLCRARLKDLAVVKLQTTVIVETVDYHGHPRNVGGDLISAELTLADNIHAENQNAPIETEVKDLENGTYEIYFRPPTASRYVLKVSVFERPIKDYPLFFDATEHNEPIKIYGRRGNGKDEFHQPVSVAVDDEGMIYILDTGNSRIKVLNCDLEFQRHINNEGLEGRSCTGIGISQQGLVVVNWRTRKITEMTSLGDTIRSFTHNAFQEPIDIAVDKSYGHILVADNGQSCVFVFDSDGKILFQVGKRSTFKLISSVTVGPAGEILVADSRIQVFSAKGDFSEEVYPEGKGKGIYGGIAVDADGKIIGTRTDKGRSIIQVLKLGGGNILTEIDSHSSKLRRPSGIAVLPDNHLVVVDLGNDCIKKYRYW, via the exons ATGGAGGCGTTGCGGTTAGCTATACA gACGCGGCTTGGGGAGAGGATGGTCAGCATGAGCTCCATGCTCGTAGAGACAGTTAGTATAAATTAtgaagattttaatgaaagttTTTTAACATGTGGCACCTGTCTCTGCGTTTATGATGGCAGCGAGCATACACCTAAATTACTACCATGTTCACATACg gTATGTTTACATTGTTTAACAAGAATTGCCGCGTCTCAGACACGAGAGACAGGAGCGTTTCGATGCCCCATTTGTAGAGAATTAATAACTATTCCTCGCGGAGGGGTACCTGCACTGCCTCCGAGTTTTCTCGTAAACCAACTGCTCGATCTTATGTCTAGGCAAAGACGAGAG GTCATCCCAAAGTGTTCAGTTCATATAAATcaggaattattattttgtgaaaCATGTGATACGGTGTTCTGTACTGTGTGTACTGGCGGGACACATGCAGGGACGTCACCTGGATGTACAGAACACACAATCATCCCCTTTAGTATTGCGATAAAAAGAATGTcggaaatattactttataaagcAAACGAGTGTATATCCAAG GCACAAGATTCTGTCAGCACGGAACTACAACGTTTGGAAGCTTCTACCGAAAAATGTTTGAGCGCGGTAGACACTGAATTCTCCGAAATTATCGCAAAGATAGAGAAACGACGAACGGAATTGCAAGCTGCTGTGACCGCTGCTGCTCGCGATAAGAAACATGTACTTGAGGAGCAACATTCACTTATTGAGGCGGAGAAAACCAAAGTGGAAAGAGAATGCGAGGGATTGCAATATCAG GTCGAGGTCCGGAATATTACCCAACGTATTAACAGCCTGTCGGATCAGCTTGACGCGGCGACTGCTCTCAGCGAACCTAAAGAAAATGCCTTTATCACATTCGAGTTTAATCATAACGACGCTATCTCTCAGTTAGAGCAAGCACTGAATAATTTAGGACGAGTACGTTCTAGTACAACATTACCAG GTTTATGCCGAGCCAGATTGAAAGATCTAGCGGTAGTGAAGTTGCAAACAACTGTTATAGTCGAAACGGTAGATTACCATGGTCATCCCCGAAATGTTGGCGGTGATCTTATTAGTGCTGAATTGACACTCGCGGATAATATACACGCGGAAAATCAGAACGCTCCCATTGAGACAGAGGTGAAAGATCTGGAAAATGGAACTTATGAAATTTACTTCCGGCCACCGACAGCGAGTCGATACGTCTTGAAGGTATCGGTGTTCGAACGACCTATAAAAGATTATCCACTGTTTTTTGATGCGACCGAGCACAATGAacctattaaaatatatgggAGACGTGGTAATGGGAAAGATGAGTTCCATCAACCAGTCTCGGTTGCAGTAGACGATGAAGGGATGATCTATATTTTAGATACTGGAAATTCTCGTATTAAG GTACTCAATTGTGATTTGGAATTTCAAAGGCACATAAACAATGAAGGCTTAGAAGGTCGAAGTTGTACAGGCATAGGTATTTCTCAACAAGGTCTCGTAGTTGTAAATTGGCGGACGCGAAAGATTACGGAAATGACTTCGTTGGGCGATACAATTCGATCTTTCACACATAACGCATTTCAa GAACCCATAGACATTGCAGTGGACAAAAGTTACGGGCACATACTTGTCGCTGACAATGGTCAAAGCTGTGTATTCGTATTTGACTCGGATGGCAAGATCTTATTCCAg GTTGGTAAGAGAAGCACGTTCAAGCTAATTAGTTCTGTAACTGTTGGACCAGCTGGTGAGATTTTAGTTGCCGATAGCAGAATTCAAGTGTTTTCCGCGAAAGGAGATTTCTCTGAAGAAGTATATCCCGAGGGAAAAg GAAAAGGTATCTACGGAGGAATAGCTGTAGACGCAGACGGCAAAATAATTGGTACCCGTACGGACAAAGGTCGTAGCATAATACAAGTATTAAAGTTAGGCGGAGGTAATATCTTAACCGAGATCGACTCACACAGCTCAAAATTGAGACGTCCCTCGGGCATAGCCGTACTGCCAGATAATCATCTAGTGGTCGTGGATTTGGGCAATGATTGTATAAAAAAGTACAGGTATTggtaa